In the genome of Candidatus Saccharibacteria bacterium, one region contains:
- a CDS encoding HAMP domain-containing sensor histidine kinase, whose amino-acid sequence MNKTLHFALRSQTIYATVAISLTSVVSAFTNLIIPILGDTTYIWAGPLTGLPFMFLISRAIIRHKLFNIRVVVARTLGYAFSFLVLAAGYFSISHFISSELRARFEGQSAEALLSLLLLIGTVLLFQPLKSRFDRLTNKIFYQDAYDPQEFLSELNKLLVETVDIESLLVGSSEIIKRNIKAEYCSFVIRETSYFEQRTIGAESKKFSAESTKIIRETMPSMHRKIVVTDELDEGNAELAEVLREHDIAVVVRLVTTLEYDVGGLGYMLLGVKKSGNPYTSQDMHVLEIIGNELVISAQNALRFEEIENFNITLQNKVDDATKRLRQTNEKLKKMDETKDEFISMASHQLRTPLTSVKGYISMVMEGDAGKINDQQHKLLDQAFISSQRMVFLIADLLNVSRLKTGKFVIEPKRINLADVIEGEVRQLQETAVSRKLELVYDKPENFPDLMLDDTKIRQVIMNFIDNAIYYTPFDGRIDVELKEKPQTIEFTVSDNGIGVPKSEQHKLFGKFYRAGNARKARPDGTGLGLFMAKKIIIAQGGTIIFKSTEGKGSVFGFTFPKDKLEVAGQIEVTDDGEDDS is encoded by the coding sequence ATGAACAAAACACTCCACTTTGCCCTAAGAAGCCAGACTATTTATGCAACTGTGGCAATTTCGTTAACCTCGGTAGTGTCTGCCTTTACTAACCTAATCATTCCGATATTAGGGGACACTACGTACATATGGGCGGGGCCTCTTACAGGTCTGCCGTTTATGTTTTTGATAAGTCGAGCAATTATACGGCACAAACTCTTTAATATAAGGGTTGTTGTGGCACGCACATTAGGTTATGCATTCTCTTTCCTTGTACTTGCTGCTGGTTATTTCTCCATCTCACACTTCATATCCAGTGAGCTTAGAGCTCGTTTTGAGGGTCAATCAGCAGAAGCTTTACTGTCGTTACTTCTGCTGATAGGCACAGTATTACTGTTCCAACCTCTAAAAAGCCGTTTTGATAGACTGACAAATAAAATTTTCTACCAAGATGCGTATGATCCGCAGGAGTTTTTGAGCGAGCTGAATAAACTCTTGGTCGAGACGGTAGATATCGAAAGCCTGCTGGTTGGCAGCTCAGAAATCATAAAGCGCAACATTAAGGCAGAGTACTGCTCGTTTGTAATACGCGAGACCTCGTATTTTGAGCAGCGTACCATTGGCGCAGAATCCAAGAAGTTTAGTGCGGAAAGTACAAAAATTATCCGCGAGACAATGCCAAGTATGCATCGCAAAATTGTCGTCACTGATGAGCTGGACGAAGGTAATGCCGAGCTTGCTGAAGTATTACGTGAACACGATATTGCCGTGGTGGTAAGGTTGGTTACAACTTTAGAGTATGACGTTGGCGGTCTTGGATACATGCTGCTTGGTGTTAAGAAAAGTGGCAACCCATATACATCCCAGGACATGCACGTGCTAGAGATCATCGGTAACGAGCTGGTGATTAGTGCTCAGAATGCGCTACGGTTTGAAGAAATTGAGAACTTTAACATCACGCTACAAAACAAGGTAGATGATGCTACAAAGCGCTTGCGCCAAACCAACGAAAAGCTCAAAAAAATGGACGAAACCAAAGACGAATTTATCAGCATGGCCTCGCACCAGTTGCGTACACCGCTTACCAGCGTGAAGGGGTATATCAGTATGGTTATGGAAGGTGATGCCGGCAAGATTAACGATCAGCAACACAAGCTGCTTGACCAGGCATTTATTAGCTCGCAGCGCATGGTGTTTTTGATTGCAGACCTGCTTAACGTATCGCGGCTTAAGACCGGCAAGTTTGTAATAGAACCCAAGCGTATTAATCTGGCAGATGTTATTGAGGGCGAGGTGCGTCAGTTGCAAGAGACAGCTGTCTCACGCAAGCTAGAGCTAGTCTATGACAAGCCAGAAAATTTCCCTGACCTAATGCTGGACGATACTAAAATTAGGCAGGTGATTATGAACTTTATAGACAACGCCATTTACTACACACCATTTGATGGGCGTATAGACGTTGAGCTGAAGGAGAAGCCGCAGACCATCGAGTTCACTGTCAGCGATAACGGCATAGGCGTACCAAAGAGCGAGCAACACAAACTGTTTGGCAAGTTTTATCGGGCGGGTAATGCCCGCAAGGCACGGCCGGACGGCACTGGCCTGGGTCTGTTTATGGCTAAGAAAATCATTATTGCCCAGGGCGGCACCATAATATTCAAGAGCACCGAGGGTAAAGGTAGCGTATTTGGCTTTACGTTCCCTAAAGATAAGCTAGAGGTGGCCGGACAGATTGAAGTAACCGACGACGGTGAAGACGACTCCTAA